From a region of the Campylobacter sp. genome:
- a CDS encoding DMT family transporter: MNKSLEFRADIGMLFVAIAFGLGYLPTSQALASNNVFVLLFWRFFAASIIAGAIFFPKLKAITSREIKHGAVLSLFLFAGFTSQTFAFKFAQSSSVAFIIGLNVALVPFIAAALFRHKIYSYAYAGIALAIVGLYLIGDTQLGLGKGEALALVCACAYSFHIVLTNRFVQSCDVAGIAYMQILFLSVLCCFATIFFERVSIVPVMDRSFFVAMAVICLLGTVFGFFAQALMQKYTTPVKTALFFTLEPVTAGIMGVFVGGERLSVMQILGAALILAGVLISEIGSYLSAKRSRFADV, from the coding sequence ATGAATAAAAGTTTGGAATTCAGAGCCGACATCGGAATGCTCTTCGTGGCGATCGCTTTTGGGCTCGGGTATCTGCCCACCTCGCAGGCGCTTGCGAGCAACAACGTCTTCGTGCTACTATTTTGGCGCTTTTTCGCCGCGAGCATCATCGCAGGCGCGATATTTTTCCCGAAGCTCAAGGCCATAACTTCGCGCGAGATCAAGCACGGCGCGGTGCTTAGCCTGTTTTTATTCGCGGGCTTTACGTCGCAGACTTTCGCCTTTAAATTTGCGCAAAGCTCCTCCGTAGCCTTCATCATCGGTCTAAACGTCGCGCTCGTACCCTTCATCGCCGCGGCGCTGTTTAGGCATAAAATTTACTCCTACGCCTACGCGGGCATCGCGCTTGCGATCGTTGGGCTCTATCTCATCGGCGATACGCAGTTAGGCCTGGGCAAGGGCGAAGCGCTGGCGCTAGTCTGCGCCTGCGCGTATTCGTTTCACATCGTGCTGACCAACCGCTTCGTGCAAAGCTGCGACGTAGCGGGCATCGCCTACATGCAGATCCTCTTCTTAAGCGTGCTTTGTTGCTTTGCGACGATCTTTTTTGAAAGAGTCAGCATCGTGCCGGTGATGGATCGAAGCTTTTTCGTCGCGATGGCGGTGATCTGCCTGCTAGGAACGGTTTTTGGCTTTTTTGCGCAGGCTTTGATGCAAAAATACACGACGCCCGTAAAAACCGCTCTGTTTTTCACGCTCGAGCCCGTAACGGCGGGCATCATGGGCGTATTCGTGGGCGGCGAGAGGCTAAGCGTGATGCAAATTTTAGGCGCGGCGCTCATCCTCGCAGGCGTTTTGATAAGCGAGATCGGAAGCTACCTCAGCGCGAAACGGAGCAGATTCGCAGACGTTTGA
- a CDS encoding histidine phosphatase family protein, producing the protein MTLALIRHITPLIDRGVCDAAEAARRAILYDTTQSLALYETYKFKSSVAYEKLARISRVCSSPLPRAALTAQKLFPHRRDIEYLEALREFNLRIFPVPLIKMPFDCWLVLSRLLWLCGMNPSGASAKAERRRALDLMPSLLEADTAVIAHGFVLRVIRRSARRAGYCLIYRFCEGCFCVEIWQCAA; encoded by the coding sequence ATGACGTTAGCGCTGATCCGCCACATTACGCCGCTGATCGATCGCGGCGTGTGCGACGCTGCAGAGGCCGCACGGCGCGCGATCCTGTACGATACTACGCAAAGCTTAGCTCTGTATGAAACCTATAAATTTAAAAGCAGCGTCGCATACGAAAAGCTCGCCCGCATAAGCCGAGTATGCTCATCGCCGCTGCCGCGCGCCGCACTTACGGCACAAAAGCTGTTTCCACACCGACGGGACATAGAGTACCTAGAGGCTTTGCGCGAGTTTAATCTGCGAATATTCCCCGTGCCGCTAATAAAAATGCCGTTTGATTGTTGGCTCGTGCTCTCGCGCCTGCTGTGGCTGTGCGGCATGAACCCTAGCGGCGCAAGCGCGAAAGCAGAGCGGCGGCGCGCGCTTGATCTGATGCCGTCGCTGCTGGAAGCGGACACGGCGGTGATCGCGCACGGCTTCGTGCTGCGCGTCATACGCCGTAGCGCGCGGCGGGCAGGCTACTGCCTGATATACCGCTTTTGCGAGGGCTGCTTCTGCGTAGAAATTTGGCAGTGCGCCGCGTAA
- a CDS encoding alanine racemase has product MKISDIDTPALLIDREIVLRNLQKMQNYADAAGVSLRPHTKTHKMPYFAKLQKSLGAAGITVAKTGEAEIMAANGLKDIFIANEIVGELKFQRIIALLRAGINLSLGADSIEQARLIERAFERSGTKACVLAKIEVGENRSGFVEKEDFAAFIKFLKSCKNIEFRGVFSHDGHSYKAANKNECERIHLAAQRRTLEFADIARELALPARVVSIGSTPSLINDFEILKGVTEIRPGTYIFMDASQAQAYGDYSMNAASILTTVISRPTADRIITDVGAKGLTQQRRTEGFTATPGLGRIKGTDVWVSGVYDEHAIIYHRALRDAVRVGDRLEIYPNHICPVVNLHEFAYLVSGGEVVEKIPVLCRGKLQ; this is encoded by the coding sequence ATGAAGATATCCGACATCGACACGCCGGCGCTGCTGATTGATCGCGAGATCGTGCTTCGCAACCTGCAAAAGATGCAAAACTACGCGGACGCCGCGGGCGTAAGCCTGCGTCCGCACACCAAAACGCACAAAATGCCCTATTTCGCGAAGCTGCAAAAAAGCCTCGGCGCTGCGGGCATCACGGTCGCCAAAACGGGCGAGGCCGAGATCATGGCGGCAAACGGGCTAAAAGATATATTTATCGCAAACGAAATCGTGGGCGAGCTGAAATTTCAGCGCATCATCGCGCTTTTGCGCGCAGGGATAAACTTAAGCTTAGGCGCAGATAGCATAGAGCAGGCGCGTCTAATAGAGCGCGCCTTTGAGCGCAGCGGCACGAAAGCCTGCGTGCTTGCCAAGATCGAAGTGGGCGAAAACCGCTCGGGCTTCGTGGAAAAGGAGGATTTCGCGGCGTTTATAAAATTTCTAAAAAGCTGCAAAAATATCGAATTCCGCGGCGTATTCTCTCACGACGGCCACTCCTACAAGGCCGCCAATAAAAACGAATGCGAGCGCATCCATCTAGCCGCACAGCGCCGCACGCTGGAGTTTGCGGATATCGCGCGCGAGCTGGCTCTGCCCGCACGCGTCGTTAGCATCGGCTCGACGCCCTCGCTCATAAACGATTTTGAAATTTTAAAGGGCGTCACCGAGATCCGCCCGGGCACATATATCTTTATGGACGCCTCGCAGGCGCAGGCGTACGGCGATTATTCGATGAATGCAGCTAGTATCCTTACGACCGTCATCAGCAGACCTACGGCGGATCGCATCATCACCGACGTCGGCGCCAAGGGGCTCACGCAGCAAAGGCGCACCGAGGGCTTCACCGCCACGCCCGGACTCGGGCGCATAAAGGGCACGGATGTGTGGGTGAGCGGCGTTTACGACGAGCATGCGATCATCTACCACAGAGCGCTGCGAGACGCCGTGCGCGTAGGCGATCGGCTCGAAATTTATCCAAACCACATCTGCCCCGTCGTAAATTTACACGAGTTCGCCTACCTCGTTAGCGGCGGCGAGGTCGTAGAAAAGATCCCTGTGCTATGCAGAGGCAAGCTGCAATGA
- a CDS encoding pyrimidine dimer DNA glycosylase/endonuclease V — protein sequence MRLWTISFKYLDAKGLVALWREALLAKNVLAGLTKGYKNHPQLDRFYAHENALEAINGYLAEVYAQACARGYKFDAAKVGEFDERNLAKIAVTRGQIEYEFAFLQEKLKSRDIKAYERNLSVKNIEIAGVFEEVAGGIEPWERVKI from the coding sequence ATGAGACTTTGGACGATAAGCTTTAAATATCTCGATGCAAAGGGGCTAGTCGCACTTTGGCGCGAGGCTCTGCTAGCTAAAAACGTTCTGGCGGGGCTAACTAAAGGCTACAAAAATCACCCGCAGCTTGACCGCTTTTACGCGCACGAAAACGCGCTAGAGGCGATAAACGGGTATCTGGCGGAGGTTTACGCGCAGGCGTGCGCTCGCGGCTATAAATTTGACGCGGCAAAAGTGGGCGAATTTGACGAGCGAAATTTAGCCAAAATAGCCGTCACTCGCGGGCAGATAGAGTATGAATTCGCATTTTTGCAAGAGAAGTTAAAATCACGCGACATCAAGGCTTACGAGCGAAATTTAAGCGTAAAAAATATAGAAATCGCAGGCGTTTTTGAGGAGGTTGCAGGCGGGATTGAGCCGTGGGAGAGGGTTAAAATTTAG
- a CDS encoding vWA domain-containing protein — translation MKKIILLVAALAGILFAKSVELETPPDHKDGVNHLELVLILDKSGSMSGFESDTIGGFNSMIEKERKEGIDASVTTVLFDTKFNVIHDRTPLKKVENLTSKEYYAGGNTALLDAVGSTIARIERVPDIYAKNNRVLFVIITDGQENSSREYSKAQIKKMISDKQEKYDWEFIFLGANIDAASEARSIGIKSENALKYENSKEGVSKNFEAAAEISKDVATDNKANSKWRDKVLQDKK, via the coding sequence ATGAAAAAAATCATCCTTCTTGTTGCCGCGCTTGCGGGCATATTGTTTGCCAAAAGTGTAGAGCTAGAGACGCCGCCCGATCATAAAGACGGCGTAAATCACCTGGAATTGGTGCTGATCTTAGATAAATCAGGCTCGATGAGCGGGTTTGAGAGCGATACGATCGGCGGATTTAACTCGATGATAGAAAAGGAGCGCAAAGAGGGCATCGACGCCAGCGTCACGACCGTGCTTTTCGATACGAAATTTAATGTCATCCACGACCGCACGCCGCTTAAGAAGGTCGAAAACCTAACGTCCAAGGAGTACTACGCCGGCGGCAACACCGCGCTACTTGACGCCGTCGGCAGCACGATAGCGCGTATCGAGCGCGTGCCTGACATCTATGCCAAAAATAATCGCGTGCTTTTCGTCATCATCACCGACGGACAGGAGAACTCGAGCCGCGAATACTCCAAAGCGCAGATCAAAAAGATGATTAGCGACAAGCAGGAAAAATACGACTGGGAGTTTATCTTTTTAGGCGCTAATATCGACGCCGCAAGCGAAGCACGCAGCATCGGTATCAAAAGCGAAAATGCCCTAAAATACGAGAATTCCAAAGAGGGCGTGAGTAAAAATTTCGAAGCGGCAGCCGAGATATCCAAAGACGTAGCGACCGACAATAAAGCAAACTCGAAATGGCGCGACAAGGTGCTTCAGGACAAAAAATAG
- a CDS encoding tetratricopeptide repeat protein: MKNKILILAFAAALSANFALAENFEITADDISWATKSCDKGDMKACGALAQIYNYGWGVPQDLLKAAPLYVKACKGGDVESCVNLGILYQSGEGMPRDEAKAVELFDKACDDGHAIGCSNAGSAYIKGRGVRKDAIKGVGYYVRGCDMDIADSWLACLNLARLYEGIDNVKAVQYYKKACELGSKDRFMSSVAEHERAWQSSCESYERLK; encoded by the coding sequence ATGAAAAATAAAATTTTAATTCTAGCATTCGCTGCGGCGCTTTCCGCAAATTTCGCGCTAGCTGAAAATTTTGAAATCACCGCAGACGATATAAGCTGGGCTACAAAATCCTGCGATAAGGGCGATATGAAGGCGTGCGGGGCCTTGGCGCAGATTTATAATTATGGCTGGGGCGTGCCGCAAGATCTGCTAAAGGCTGCGCCGTTATACGTCAAAGCTTGCAAAGGCGGCGATGTGGAGTCGTGCGTAAATTTAGGCATTTTGTATCAAAGCGGAGAGGGGATGCCGCGCGATGAGGCAAAGGCGGTGGAGCTGTTCGACAAAGCCTGCGATGACGGGCACGCGATAGGCTGTAGTAACGCGGGCTCTGCGTATATCAAAGGCAGAGGCGTGCGCAAAGACGCTATAAAGGGCGTAGGTTACTATGTGCGCGGTTGCGATATGGATATTGCGGACAGCTGGCTTGCGTGCTTAAATTTAGCGCGTCTTTACGAGGGCATAGATAATGTTAAAGCCGTGCAGTACTACAAAAAGGCCTGCGAGCTAGGCAGCAAGGATAGATTTATGAGCTCGGTAGCGGAGCATGAAAGGGCATGGCAAAGCTCATGCGAAAGCTACGAAAGGCTTAAATAG